A window from Intestinimonas massiliensis (ex Afouda et al. 2020) encodes these proteins:
- a CDS encoding SufB/SufD family protein — protein MNNVDWKLLKEIADLEKTPMGAYNIRKNGRLDGRSNTAHIVIDTKTDKSGIDIHIAPGTKNESVHIPVIITETGLNDLVYNDFYVGADCDVDIIAGCGIHNSGCETSQHDGVHTFHVGKNAKVRYVEKHYGEGEGTGERIMNPQTIVYLEEGASIHMETTQIRGIDSTKRYTKIVVGAGGEGVITEKLLTHGRQTAESEMDIVLAGEDASGRVISRSVAQDESRQVFYPRMIGEARCFGHVQCDSILMGNAKIKSIPAIAAESPDAQLIHEAAIGRIAGDQILKLMTLGLTEEEAEEKILDGFLQ, from the coding sequence CTCCTCAAGGAGATCGCGGACCTGGAAAAGACCCCGATGGGGGCCTACAACATCCGGAAGAACGGGCGGCTGGACGGGCGGTCCAACACCGCCCACATCGTCATCGACACCAAGACCGACAAGTCGGGCATCGACATTCACATTGCTCCGGGCACCAAAAACGAGTCGGTCCACATCCCGGTCATCATCACCGAGACCGGCCTGAACGACCTGGTCTACAACGATTTTTACGTGGGCGCGGACTGCGATGTGGACATCATCGCCGGCTGCGGCATCCACAATTCCGGCTGCGAGACCAGCCAGCACGACGGTGTGCATACCTTCCACGTGGGGAAAAACGCCAAGGTGCGCTATGTGGAGAAGCATTACGGCGAGGGCGAGGGCACCGGCGAGCGCATCATGAATCCCCAGACCATCGTCTACTTGGAGGAGGGGGCCTCCATCCACATGGAGACCACCCAGATCCGGGGCATCGACTCCACCAAGCGGTACACCAAAATTGTGGTGGGCGCCGGCGGCGAGGGGGTCATCACGGAAAAGCTGCTGACCCACGGCAGGCAGACGGCCGAGTCCGAGATGGACATCGTCCTGGCCGGGGAGGATGCCAGCGGCCGGGTCATCTCCCGCTCCGTGGCCCAGGACGAATCCCGCCAGGTCTTTTATCCCCGGATGATCGGAGAGGCCCGGTGCTTCGGCCATGTCCAGTGCGACTCCATCCTCATGGGAAACGCCAAAATCAAGTCCATCCCGGCCATTGCCGCCGAGAGCCCTGACGCCCAGCTCATCCACGAGGCCGCCATCGGGCGCATCGCCGGTGATCAGATCCTGAAGCTCATGACCTTGGGACTCACCGAGGAGGAAGCGGAGGAAAAGATTCTCGATGGATTCCTGCAGTAA
- the aroF gene encoding 3-deoxy-7-phosphoheptulonate synthase codes for MVVVMRPGTRQEDIAALAEQFKAQGLEVGVTNGVGCTILGLVGDTTAVDMDKISINPHVERVMRVQEPYKKANRKFHPEDTVVEVGKARIGGGSFSVIAGPCSVESEEQIVEVAKDVKRSGAALLRGGAFKPRTSPYSFQGMGTPGLDLLMEARQATGLPIVTEIMDPRMADLFEREVDVVQVGARNMQNFELLKEVGRMSKPILLKRGLSNSYEEWIMSAEYIMSEGNENVILCERGIRTFETYTRNTLDVSAIPAVKKMSHLPVIVDPSHAAGMYWMVEPLAMAAIAAGADGLIVEVHNDPPHAKCDGQQSLTPEKFDALMKKVKTMVPMMGKSLVL; via the coding sequence ATGGTAGTCGTTATGAGACCCGGTACCCGGCAGGAGGACATCGCCGCCCTGGCCGAACAGTTCAAGGCCCAGGGCCTGGAGGTGGGCGTCACCAACGGCGTGGGCTGCACCATCCTGGGCCTGGTGGGAGACACCACCGCCGTGGACATGGACAAAATCAGCATCAATCCCCATGTGGAGCGGGTGATGCGGGTCCAGGAGCCCTACAAGAAGGCCAACCGCAAGTTCCACCCCGAGGACACCGTGGTGGAGGTGGGCAAGGCCCGGATCGGCGGCGGCAGCTTCTCGGTCATCGCCGGCCCCTGCTCTGTGGAGTCGGAGGAGCAGATCGTGGAGGTCGCCAAGGACGTGAAGCGCTCCGGCGCGGCCCTGCTGCGGGGCGGCGCTTTCAAGCCCCGCACCTCCCCCTACTCCTTCCAGGGCATGGGCACCCCCGGCCTGGACCTGCTGATGGAGGCCCGCCAGGCCACCGGTCTGCCCATCGTCACCGAGATCATGGACCCCCGCATGGCCGACCTGTTCGAGCGGGAGGTGGACGTGGTCCAGGTGGGCGCCCGGAACATGCAGAACTTCGAGCTGCTCAAGGAGGTGGGCAGGATGTCCAAGCCCATTCTCCTCAAGCGGGGCCTGTCCAACAGCTACGAGGAGTGGATCATGTCCGCCGAGTACATCATGTCGGAGGGCAACGAGAACGTCATTCTCTGTGAACGGGGCATCCGCACCTTCGAGACTTACACCCGCAACACCCTGGACGTGTCGGCCATTCCGGCGGTGAAGAAGATGAGCCACCTACCCGTCATCGTGGACCCCTCCCATGCCGCCGGCATGTACTGGATGGTGGAGCCCCTGGCCATGGCGGCCATCGCCGCCGGGGCCGACGGACTGATTGTCGAGGTCCACAACGACCCGCCCCACGCCAAGTGCGACGGACAGCAGTCCCTGACGCCGGAGAAGTTTGACGCGCTGATGAAAAAAGTCAAGACCATGGTACCCATGATGGGCAAGAGCCTGGTGCTGTAA
- a CDS encoding chorismate synthase, giving the protein MRHIIFGESHGPAIGVTLEGAPSGVALDWDFIRAEMARRAPGGSAMSTARKEADEVQILSGVFEGKTTGTPLCAVISNTDTRSGDYAQLKALPRPGHADYSGGVRYGGHNDYRGGGHFSGRLTAPLVFAGAVAKLILREWGVAVAAAVSNVAGIPDPTPEQMEQAVLAAKADGDSVGGCIRCTVTGLPAGLGSPDFGCNVEGLFAQYLYAVPAVKAVAFGAGFGFAALRGSQANDPFYMEGETVRTRTNRSGGVNGGITNGMPVEFEVCIRPTPSISLEQDTVDLERGCDARLSIHGRHDPCIVPRAVVVIEAAAALASCALLDL; this is encoded by the coding sequence ATGCGACACATCATCTTCGGAGAGTCCCACGGCCCCGCCATCGGCGTCACCCTGGAGGGGGCGCCCTCCGGCGTGGCGTTGGACTGGGACTTCATCCGGGCCGAGATGGCCCGCCGGGCTCCGGGCGGGAGCGCCATGTCCACCGCCCGGAAGGAGGCCGACGAGGTCCAGATCCTCTCCGGCGTCTTTGAGGGAAAGACCACCGGCACCCCCCTGTGTGCCGTCATCTCAAACACCGACACCCGCAGCGGGGACTACGCCCAGCTCAAGGCGCTGCCCCGGCCGGGCCACGCCGACTACAGCGGCGGCGTCCGCTACGGCGGCCACAACGACTACCGGGGCGGCGGCCACTTCTCCGGCCGGCTCACCGCCCCCCTGGTGTTCGCCGGGGCGGTGGCTAAGCTGATCCTGCGGGAGTGGGGGGTGGCGGTCGCCGCCGCCGTCTCCAACGTGGCGGGCATTCCCGACCCCACCCCGGAGCAGATGGAGCAGGCCGTCCTGGCCGCCAAGGCCGACGGGGACTCGGTGGGGGGGTGCATCCGCTGTACCGTCACCGGCCTGCCCGCCGGGCTGGGGAGCCCCGACTTCGGGTGTAACGTGGAGGGCCTGTTCGCCCAATACCTGTATGCCGTCCCCGCCGTCAAGGCGGTGGCCTTCGGCGCAGGCTTCGGCTTCGCCGCCCTCCGGGGCAGCCAGGCCAACGATCCCTTCTATATGGAGGGAGAGACCGTCCGGACCCGGACCAACCGCTCCGGCGGGGTCAATGGCGGCATCACCAACGGGATGCCGGTGGAGTTCGAGGTCTGTATCCGGCCCACTCCCTCCATTTCTCTGGAGCAGGACACCGTGGACCTAGAGCGGGGCTGTGACGCCAGGCTGTCTATCCACGGCCGGCACGACCCCTGCATCGTGCCCCGGGCGGTGGTGGTCATCGAGGCGGCCGCCGCCCTGGCGAGCTGCGCACTGCTGGACCTGTGA
- a CDS encoding PaaI family thioesterase: protein MSDGELVRVFNELHYSNGGEPMFDKYNGISIVAAGDGWAEGELEVSRHSLNPHGIVHGGALAALADTVGGAATFAAYRRGCVTVNYSMNFLRPAWGSNRKIRCRAQAVKLGRTLSVFGMSLTDDEGVEVASGNFTFYITGWMKSEEEKEPGAI, encoded by the coding sequence ATGAGCGACGGCGAGCTGGTCCGGGTGTTTAACGAGCTCCACTACAGCAACGGCGGCGAGCCCATGTTCGACAAATACAATGGCATCTCCATCGTGGCGGCGGGCGACGGCTGGGCCGAGGGAGAGCTGGAGGTCAGTCGGCACAGCCTGAACCCCCACGGCATCGTCCACGGCGGCGCTCTGGCCGCCCTGGCGGACACGGTGGGCGGGGCGGCCACCTTTGCCGCCTACCGCAGAGGCTGCGTCACCGTAAACTACAGCATGAACTTTCTCCGGCCCGCATGGGGCAGCAATCGAAAGATCCGCTGCCGGGCCCAGGCCGTCAAGCTGGGCAGGACCCTGAGCGTATTCGGCATGTCCCTGACCGACGACGAGGGGGTGGAGGTGGCCAGCGGCAACTTTACCTTCTACATTACCGGCTGGATGAAGTCCGAAGAAGAAAAAGAGCCCGGAGCCATTTGA
- the aroB gene encoding 3-dehydroquinate synthase: MKLLPVSLGDRSYDIHIAPGRLDDTGKLCQHVLPRATRLAVVTDDTVGGLYAHRLLQSLWARGYTASVISLPAGEQTKSLHNLGVLYDSFMEMGLTRTDAVVALGGGVVGDLAGFAAATILRGVDFVQVPTTLLAQVDSSVGGKVAIDLPAGKNLAGAFWQPRLVVMDPEVLDTLEDKTFSDGMAEVIKYGCIRDAAFFRALEKTPSRRAVMENIESVLYTCCDLKRAVVEKDERDTGERMVLNFGHTLGHAYEKAGHYETWTHGQAVAAGMCLAARLGAALGVTPAGVPERVEALVSAFGLPTRIPCTQADYAAAVGLDKKGTGEQITLVLLEDLGRAVLHRMSKRELLGLLEGCAE; the protein is encoded by the coding sequence ATGAAATTGCTGCCTGTTTCCCTGGGAGATCGCTCCTATGACATCCACATCGCCCCCGGACGGCTGGACGACACGGGCAAGCTGTGCCAGCATGTGCTGCCCAGGGCCACTCGCCTGGCAGTGGTCACCGACGACACCGTGGGGGGCCTGTATGCCCATCGGCTGCTCCAGAGCCTCTGGGCCAGGGGGTACACCGCCTCGGTAATCTCCCTGCCCGCCGGGGAGCAGACCAAGAGCCTGCACAACCTGGGGGTGCTCTACGACTCCTTTATGGAGATGGGCCTCACCCGCACCGACGCCGTGGTGGCCCTGGGCGGCGGCGTGGTGGGCGACCTGGCGGGCTTTGCCGCCGCCACCATCCTGCGGGGGGTAGACTTTGTGCAGGTCCCTACCACCCTGCTGGCCCAGGTGGACTCCTCCGTGGGGGGCAAGGTGGCCATCGACCTGCCCGCCGGCAAGAATCTGGCCGGGGCCTTCTGGCAGCCGCGCCTGGTGGTCATGGACCCGGAGGTGTTGGACACGCTGGAGGACAAGACCTTCTCCGACGGCATGGCCGAGGTCATCAAATATGGCTGCATCCGGGACGCCGCCTTCTTTCGGGCCCTGGAGAAGACGCCCAGCCGCCGGGCGGTGATGGAGAACATCGAATCGGTCCTGTATACCTGCTGTGATTTGAAGCGGGCGGTGGTGGAGAAGGACGAGCGGGACACCGGCGAGCGGATGGTGCTCAACTTCGGCCACACTCTGGGCCACGCCTATGAGAAGGCGGGACACTATGAGACCTGGACCCACGGCCAGGCCGTGGCGGCGGGCATGTGCCTGGCCGCCCGGCTGGGAGCGGCGCTGGGGGTGACCCCGGCGGGGGTGCCGGAGCGCGTCGAGGCCCTGGTCTCCGCCTTCGGCCTGCCGACCCGAATTCCCTGTACCCAGGCCGACTACGCCGCCGCCGTCGGCCTGGACAAGAAGGGGACGGGAGAACAGATCACCCTTGTCCTTCTGGAGGACCTGGGCAGGGCCGTCCTGCACCGGATGTCCAAGCGGGAGCTGCTGGGACTGCTGGAGGGCTGCGCGGAATGA
- a CDS encoding 3-phosphoshikimate 1-carboxyvinyltransferase, producing MNVTITPGLLRGAITPPPSKSQAHRLLIAAALADGESRIEHLADSQDIQATRRCMAALKAPGEDLPVLDCGESGSTLRFLIPVALALRGGGRFTGRGRLMARPQKPYFDLFDEKGIAYRQEDGVLTVQGRLTPGTFALPGDVSSQFVTGLLYALPLLEGDSRITLTTPLESRGYVDMTLEALERFGIRAECPDGRTLRVPGGQTYRPCRAAVESDYSQAAFYYAANGLGGQVEILGLNPRSAQGDRCIVPYHMQLCSPGEAELDVSQCPDLVPPLAAHAALRQGITRIVNAARLRIKESDRLTAVTQVLTALGADVVEGADRLTITGQPEGLAGGVTVDSHNDHRIAMMAAVAATRCAAPVTITGAECVAKSYPDFWEDYERLGGQIQRS from the coding sequence ATGAATGTGACCATCACCCCCGGCCTGCTGAGGGGGGCCATCACGCCGCCCCCCTCCAAGTCCCAGGCCCACCGGCTGCTCATCGCCGCCGCCCTGGCGGACGGGGAGAGCCGGATCGAACATCTGGCGGACTCCCAGGACATCCAGGCCACCCGCCGCTGCATGGCCGCGCTGAAAGCGCCGGGGGAGGACCTGCCCGTCCTGGACTGCGGCGAGTCGGGCTCCACACTGCGCTTTCTGATCCCGGTGGCCCTGGCCCTGCGGGGCGGCGGGCGCTTCACCGGCCGGGGGCGGCTCATGGCGCGGCCCCAGAAGCCCTACTTCGATCTCTTTGACGAGAAGGGGATCGCTTACCGGCAGGAGGACGGAGTCCTTACCGTCCAAGGGAGGCTCACGCCGGGGACCTTTGCCCTGCCCGGGGACGTATCCTCCCAGTTTGTCACCGGCCTGCTCTATGCCCTGCCCCTGCTGGAGGGGGACTCCCGGATCACGCTGACCACTCCGCTGGAGTCCCGGGGCTACGTGGACATGACCCTGGAGGCCCTGGAGCGCTTCGGCATCCGGGCGGAGTGCCCCGACGGGCGGACCCTACGGGTCCCCGGCGGGCAGACCTACCGCCCCTGCCGCGCCGCGGTGGAGAGCGACTACTCCCAGGCCGCCTTCTATTACGCCGCCAACGGTCTGGGCGGTCAGGTGGAGATTCTGGGGCTCAACCCCCGCTCCGCCCAGGGGGACCGGTGCATCGTGCCCTACCATATGCAATTGTGCAGTCCCGGCGAGGCGGAGCTGGACGTATCCCAGTGCCCCGACCTGGTCCCGCCTCTGGCGGCCCACGCCGCCCTGCGGCAGGGGATCACCCGGATCGTCAACGCCGCCCGGCTGCGCATCAAGGAGAGCGACCGGCTGACCGCCGTCACCCAGGTGCTCACCGCCCTGGGGGCCGACGTGGTTGAGGGGGCGGACCGCCTGACCATCACCGGACAGCCGGAGGGCCTGGCCGGGGGCGTGACGGTGGACAGCCACAACGACCACCGCATCGCCATGATGGCCGCTGTCGCGGCCACCCGCTGCGCCGCCCCCGTCACCATCACCGGGGCGGAGTGCGTGGCCAAGTCCTACCCCGACTTCTGGGAGGACTACGAGCGCCTGGGCGGACAGATACAGAGGAGCTGA
- a CDS encoding Asp23/Gls24 family envelope stress response protein, with protein MKLQTEKGAITIGSDVFTNITGAAATNCFGVKGMAVRSKTDGLVHLLRRESMAKGVKVRFNEDDTVSIELHIIVDNGVNLTAVSRSIMSEVRYMVERITGTKVKSVDVCVDSMVIG; from the coding sequence ATGAAGCTGCAGACAGAAAAAGGCGCCATCACCATCGGCAGCGATGTGTTTACCAACATCACCGGCGCCGCCGCCACCAACTGCTTCGGCGTCAAGGGCATGGCGGTCCGGTCCAAGACCGACGGGCTGGTGCATCTCCTGCGCCGTGAGTCCATGGCCAAGGGCGTGAAGGTGCGCTTCAATGAGGACGACACCGTCTCCATCGAGCTGCACATCATCGTGGACAACGGGGTCAACCTGACCGCCGTCAGCCGCTCGATCATGAGCGAGGTGCGCTATATGGTGGAACGCATCACCGGCACCAAGGTCAAGAGCGTGGACGTATGCGTGGATTCCATGGTCATCGGCTGA
- a CDS encoding DAK2 domain-containing protein has protein sequence MRGTIDGASLAQMVIHAAASINSQKQQINELNVFPVPDGDTGTNMSLTIGTAAAELKKKSWASVGAAANANASALLRGARGNSGVILSLLFRGFGKALKDKDTADGADFAIALDYGVATAYKAVMKPAEGTILTVSRLCARRAAEAAREDRNVEYVLEEAIKEGHVALADTVNQNPVLKKAGVVDAGGKGFLIILQGMLDELRGEPMPESDGEAAAPVKEHADFGSFDTADIKFGYCTEFICSRDTKKDPEALRGFLNALGDSLVLVDDDEIIKVHVHTNHPGKVLEEAITYGALQTVKIENMRNQHTEILAEAAQEGEADQTRKIAPAEKPFGFVSVCAGTGLAEVFHDLGVDGIICGGQTMNPSTEDILKEIDKTPAEVVFVLPNNKNIIMAAEQCIPLAEGKKVVVLPTKTVPQGISAMLAFDPDASEADNVSGMTEAFGNVHTSQITYAARNSDFDGFDIQQGDYLALAESALFGTDKDLTALLKRLAGAEPQQEAEFITIFYGEDVSETQAQTALEIFTAACPNAEITLLAGGQPVYYYMISAE, from the coding sequence ATGAGAGGAACCATTGACGGAGCGTCTCTGGCGCAGATGGTCATCCACGCCGCGGCCTCCATCAATTCACAGAAGCAGCAGATCAACGAGCTCAACGTCTTCCCTGTCCCCGACGGGGATACGGGCACCAATATGAGCCTTACCATCGGCACCGCCGCCGCCGAGCTGAAGAAAAAATCCTGGGCCTCGGTGGGGGCCGCCGCCAACGCCAACGCCTCCGCCCTGCTGCGGGGAGCCCGGGGCAACTCCGGCGTCATCCTCTCCCTGCTCTTCCGGGGCTTTGGCAAGGCCCTAAAGGACAAGGATACCGCCGACGGTGCCGATTTCGCCATCGCCCTGGATTACGGCGTGGCCACCGCCTACAAGGCGGTGATGAAGCCCGCCGAGGGCACCATCCTCACCGTCTCCCGGCTGTGCGCGAGAAGGGCCGCCGAGGCCGCCCGGGAGGACCGGAATGTGGAGTATGTGCTGGAAGAGGCCATCAAGGAGGGCCACGTGGCCCTGGCTGACACCGTCAACCAAAACCCGGTGCTGAAGAAGGCCGGGGTGGTGGACGCCGGCGGCAAGGGCTTCCTTATCATCCTCCAGGGAATGCTGGACGAGCTGCGGGGCGAGCCCATGCCCGAATCGGACGGCGAGGCCGCGGCTCCGGTGAAGGAGCACGCCGACTTCGGCAGCTTCGACACCGCCGATATCAAGTTCGGCTACTGCACCGAGTTCATCTGCTCCCGGGATACCAAGAAGGACCCGGAGGCCCTGCGGGGCTTCCTCAATGCCCTGGGCGACTCCCTGGTGCTGGTGGACGACGACGAGATCATCAAGGTCCACGTCCATACCAACCATCCCGGCAAAGTGCTGGAGGAGGCCATCACCTACGGCGCGCTTCAGACCGTGAAGATCGAGAATATGCGCAATCAGCACACTGAGATCCTGGCCGAGGCCGCCCAGGAGGGCGAGGCGGACCAGACCCGGAAAATCGCGCCGGCGGAGAAGCCCTTCGGCTTCGTGTCGGTCTGCGCCGGCACCGGCCTGGCCGAGGTCTTCCATGACCTGGGAGTGGACGGCATCATCTGCGGCGGACAGACCATGAACCCCTCCACCGAGGACATCCTCAAGGAGATCGACAAGACCCCCGCCGAGGTGGTCTTTGTCCTGCCCAACAACAAAAACATCATCATGGCGGCCGAGCAGTGTATCCCCCTGGCCGAGGGAAAAAAGGTGGTGGTCCTGCCCACCAAGACGGTGCCGCAGGGCATCTCAGCCATGCTGGCCTTCGACCCAGACGCCTCTGAGGCGGACAATGTCTCCGGCATGACCGAGGCTTTCGGCAACGTCCACACCAGCCAGATCACCTATGCCGCCCGGAATTCCGACTTTGACGGCTTTGATATCCAGCAGGGGGACTATCTGGCTCTGGCAGAGAGCGCCCTGTTCGGCACCGACAAGGACCTGACGGCCCTGCTCAAGCGCCTGGCCGGCGCGGAGCCCCAGCAGGAGGCCGAGTTCATCACCATCTTCTACGGCGAGGACGTCAGCGAGACCCAGGCCCAGACCGCCCTGGAGATCTTCACCGCCGCCTGCCCCAACGCCGAGATCACTCTGCTGGCCGGGGGCCAGCCGGTCTATTACTATATGATCTCTGCGGAATGA